The following proteins come from a genomic window of Achromobacter sp. AONIH1:
- a CDS encoding YhdP family protein: MLRGLYWGALAVYGVAAIGLLGLRYWVLPRVDQWRPQIEAYASQALGAQVSIGAIQANWQGLNPRLDLASVQVHDGAADAVLTLPKVSAVLAWRSILTLSPRLLQLRLDQPELNLRRDAQNRLWVAGMAIDLNDQGGPAPGLEHPALRWLTSQRELLIHGAVIRWQDELRQAPELTLRDVEFLARNGRLSHRFALRASAGEALARQLDLRAEFNRGLFSGDAGNPANWSGQIYLQADDLEPLAWSAWLPAPPVAGRLSGRAWLQLDHGKFTELTSDLAVRGLSWAARPEGPALRGEYAQFRVQGLPGDFIQTDSLALARSPGAPNASLKGRAERFQFTLPDVFEQPTVKVGELDVDAQVKGPDARDWFVDIAELRVRNEDLDARLQGQWRAEGKTAAGSADLRGVMIRGAMPAIHRYLPLTVNPDAREWLATGLPAGEMRSAAITLKGDLDDFPYGAPGAQGEFVIAGEYAGATVDYAPARPQRKAWPMLENLSGNFRIDKVSLTLDTAGGALMHPAPGQTLSLGAISAVIPNMELNSVLQVTGNSSGSVPAYLALVANSPLGKLLDGALDEAQGTGDWRMPIKLTVPLLNTDDTQVDGHIQFADNSFSFMPEMPLLTQMHGDLEFSEKGVQTREVRAQFLGGPVKISGRLAQSGDALNFEGTLAGAGLTQISNAASMSRFSGKAAYKGKLSYQKGGAVEISGESDLAGMAIDMPAPVGKSAQSSQLLKLQWGSAQDQGSRGRRWLTASLGTTVNALFERDPASRSASYFARGAVGINRPASLPTEAALSLSASLPELDMDGWEKVGDGFSVQPGKGKPAPKPILPPPGRVSLATGVLRTSGYTLNDLTLYATRPDPAQWRVDIQSRQAAGSLEWREASGAIAGQITARLKHLALGGEDDGNKADEALSSNSDLSDIPAIDLQAKQFLLYGKNLGELQVLGTNLERGRRWRLDKLSIANDAAKLDAKGDWTLDGASRGLTVDAAIKFANLGGFMDRIGFEKMVSGGDGTMQGRMTWRNLPWTHNIADIDGEVEVSVDKGRFMHVNSRTARLLELLSLQSLQRLAKLEANPTSLLRDGFPFDTIRGHMKLSDGVLRTDGYKVNGPVAAIVLAGDVNVVQERWNLKAVVIPNLDASGAAVVTALAVNPLIGLGAFVTQWLLKHPLASAMTMEYAVTGTWDDPKIDPLDGSGKPVPKQTPRPADAPVRRLEEFIEH, encoded by the coding sequence GTGCTCCGCGGCCTGTACTGGGGCGCGCTGGCCGTTTATGGCGTCGCCGCCATCGGGTTGCTGGGCCTGCGCTATTGGGTCCTGCCCCGCGTCGACCAATGGCGGCCTCAGATAGAAGCCTACGCCAGCCAGGCGTTGGGCGCACAGGTTTCGATCGGCGCGATCCAGGCCAATTGGCAGGGGCTCAATCCCAGGCTGGATCTGGCTTCGGTCCAGGTCCATGACGGCGCGGCCGATGCCGTGCTGACCCTGCCCAAGGTATCCGCGGTGCTGGCCTGGCGCAGCATCCTGACCCTGTCGCCTCGGCTGTTGCAATTGCGGCTCGACCAACCCGAACTGAACCTGCGCCGCGACGCGCAGAACCGCCTCTGGGTCGCCGGCATGGCGATCGACCTGAACGACCAGGGCGGCCCCGCGCCCGGGCTGGAGCATCCCGCGCTGCGCTGGCTGACCTCGCAGCGTGAATTGCTGATCCATGGCGCCGTCATCCGCTGGCAGGACGAGTTGCGCCAGGCGCCGGAACTGACGCTGCGCGACGTGGAATTCCTGGCGCGCAACGGCCGGCTGTCGCACCGATTCGCGCTGCGCGCCTCGGCCGGCGAGGCGCTGGCGCGGCAGCTGGACCTGCGGGCCGAGTTCAATCGCGGCCTGTTCTCGGGCGACGCGGGCAACCCCGCCAACTGGAGCGGACAGATCTATCTGCAGGCCGACGATCTGGAGCCGCTGGCCTGGTCTGCCTGGCTGCCGGCGCCGCCCGTGGCCGGCCGCCTGAGCGGCCGCGCCTGGCTGCAGCTGGACCACGGCAAGTTCACCGAGCTGACCTCCGACCTGGCCGTGCGCGGCCTGTCCTGGGCGGCGCGTCCCGAAGGGCCGGCGCTGCGCGGCGAGTACGCGCAGTTCCGCGTGCAGGGGCTGCCGGGTGATTTCATCCAGACCGACAGCCTGGCCCTGGCCCGCAGCCCGGGCGCGCCCAACGCCTCGCTCAAGGGCCGCGCCGAACGGTTCCAGTTCACGCTGCCCGACGTCTTCGAGCAGCCGACCGTCAAGGTGGGCGAGCTGGACGTGGACGCGCAGGTCAAGGGCCCGGATGCGCGCGACTGGTTCGTCGACATCGCCGAGCTGCGGGTCCGCAACGAGGACCTGGACGCGCGCCTGCAAGGCCAATGGCGCGCCGAGGGCAAGACCGCCGCCGGCAGCGCCGACCTGCGCGGCGTGATGATCCGTGGCGCCATGCCGGCCATCCACCGCTACCTGCCACTCACGGTCAATCCCGACGCGCGCGAATGGCTGGCCACCGGCTTGCCGGCGGGCGAAATGCGCTCGGCGGCGATCACGCTGAAAGGCGACCTGGACGATTTCCCTTACGGCGCGCCGGGCGCGCAGGGAGAATTCGTCATCGCGGGCGAGTACGCCGGCGCGACCGTGGACTATGCCCCCGCGCGGCCGCAGCGCAAGGCCTGGCCCATGCTCGAGAACCTGTCCGGCAACTTCCGCATCGACAAGGTCAGCCTGACGCTGGACACGGCGGGCGGCGCGCTCATGCATCCGGCGCCGGGTCAGACGCTGTCGCTGGGCGCGATCAGCGCCGTCATTCCGAACATGGAACTCAATTCCGTGTTGCAGGTGACCGGCAACAGCTCCGGGTCCGTGCCCGCCTATCTGGCGCTGGTGGCCAACTCGCCGCTGGGCAAACTGCTCGACGGCGCGCTGGACGAGGCCCAGGGCACGGGCGACTGGCGCATGCCGATCAAGCTGACGGTGCCGCTGCTCAATACCGACGACACGCAGGTGGACGGCCATATCCAGTTCGCCGACAACAGCTTCTCCTTCATGCCGGAAATGCCGCTGCTGACGCAGATGCACGGCGACCTGGAGTTTTCCGAGAAGGGCGTGCAGACCCGCGAGGTCCGCGCCCAGTTCCTGGGCGGACCCGTGAAGATCTCCGGACGGCTGGCGCAAAGCGGTGACGCGCTGAACTTCGAGGGCACGCTGGCTGGCGCCGGCCTGACGCAGATCAGCAATGCCGCGTCGATGTCGCGCTTCTCGGGCAAGGCCGCATACAAGGGCAAGCTCAGCTACCAGAAGGGCGGCGCCGTCGAGATCTCGGGCGAGTCCGATCTGGCGGGGATGGCGATCGACATGCCGGCGCCGGTTGGCAAGTCCGCGCAGTCCTCGCAGCTGTTGAAGCTGCAATGGGGCTCCGCGCAGGACCAGGGCAGCCGTGGCCGGCGCTGGCTGACGGCCAGCCTGGGCACGACGGTCAACGCGCTGTTCGAGCGCGATCCCGCCAGCAGGTCGGCGTCGTATTTCGCGCGCGGCGCGGTCGGCATCAATCGCCCGGCCAGCCTGCCGACCGAAGCGGCGCTGAGCCTGAGCGCCAGCCTGCCGGAACTGGACATGGACGGCTGGGAAAAGGTCGGCGACGGTTTTTCCGTCCAGCCCGGCAAGGGCAAGCCGGCGCCCAAGCCGATCCTGCCGCCGCCCGGCCGTGTCAGCCTGGCCACGGGCGTGTTGCGCACCAGCGGCTACACGCTCAATGACCTGACCCTGTACGCCACCCGTCCGGATCCGGCGCAGTGGCGCGTGGACATCCAGTCGCGCCAGGCGGCCGGTTCGCTGGAGTGGCGCGAGGCATCCGGCGCCATCGCCGGCCAGATCACCGCGCGCCTGAAGCACCTGGCGCTGGGCGGCGAGGACGACGGCAACAAGGCCGACGAGGCCCTGTCCTCGAACAGCGATCTGTCCGACATTCCCGCCATCGATTTGCAAGCCAAACAGTTCCTGCTCTACGGGAAAAACCTGGGCGAATTGCAGGTGCTGGGCACCAACCTGGAGCGCGGCCGCCGCTGGCGGCTGGACAAGCTGTCCATCGCCAATGACGCCGCCAAGCTCGACGCCAAGGGCGACTGGACGCTGGACGGAGCCAGCCGCGGCCTGACCGTGGACGCGGCGATCAAGTTCGCCAACCTGGGCGGTTTCATGGACCGGATCGGCTTCGAGAAGATGGTGTCCGGCGGCGACGGCACGATGCAGGGCCGCATGACCTGGCGCAACCTGCCCTGGACCCACAATATCGCCGACATCGATGGCGAGGTCGAGGTCAGTGTCGACAAGGGCCGCTTCATGCACGTGAACTCGCGCACGGCGCGGCTGCTGGAACTGCTGTCGCTGCAATCGCTGCAGCGCCTGGCCAAGCTGGAAGCCAACCCCACCAGCCTGCTGCGCGACGGCTTTCCGTTCGACACCATCCGAGGCCACATGAAGCTGTCCGACGGCGTGTTGCGCACTGATGGCTACAAGGTCAACGGACCCGTGGCGGCCATCGTGCTGGCCGGCGACGTGAACGTGGTGCAGGAGCGCTGGAACCTCAAGGCCGTGGTGATTCCGAACCTGGACGCCAGCGGCGCGGCGGTGGTGACGGCGCTGGCAGTCAATCCGCTGATCGGCCTGGGCGCTTTCGTGACGCAGTGGCTGCTCAAGCATCCGCTGGCGAGCGCGATGACCATGGAGTACGCCGTCACCGGCACCTGGGACGATCCCAAGATCGACCCGCTGGATGGTTCGGGCAAGCCCGTGCCCAAGCAGACGCCGCGTCCGGCGGACGCGCCGGTGCGTCGCCTGGAAGAGTTCATCGAGCATTGA
- a CDS encoding epoxyqueuosine reductase QueH encodes MSELVRPKLDLPAGRSKVLMHSCCAPCSGEVMEAMTASGIDYAIYFYNPNIHPVKEYEIRKQENIRYAEQHGIEFIDADYDMDNWFDRVKGLEDSPERGERCTVCFDMRFERTALYAHEHGFDTITSSLGISRWKDMNQINGCGERAAARYDDLVYWTYNWRKGGGSQRMIEISKRENFYQQEYCGCVYSLRDTNRHRRSQGRERIHIGVKFYGKEDLLKEENL; translated from the coding sequence ATGTCCGAACTCGTGCGCCCCAAACTCGATCTCCCCGCCGGCCGCAGCAAGGTGCTGATGCACTCCTGCTGCGCGCCCTGTTCCGGCGAGGTCATGGAAGCCATGACGGCCTCCGGCATCGACTACGCGATCTACTTCTACAACCCGAACATCCATCCGGTCAAAGAGTACGAGATCCGCAAGCAGGAGAACATCCGCTACGCCGAGCAGCACGGCATCGAGTTCATCGACGCCGACTACGACATGGACAACTGGTTCGACCGCGTCAAGGGCCTGGAAGACTCCCCCGAGCGCGGCGAGCGCTGCACGGTCTGCTTCGACATGCGCTTCGAGCGCACCGCGCTGTACGCGCACGAGCACGGCTTCGACACCATCACCAGCTCGCTGGGCATCTCGCGCTGGAAGGACATGAACCAGATCAACGGCTGCGGCGAACGCGCCGCCGCCCGCTACGACGACCTGGTCTACTGGACCTACAACTGGCGCAAGGGCGGTGGCTCGCAGCGCATGATCGAGATCAGCAAGCGCGAGAACTTCTACCAGCAGGAGTACTGCGGCTGCGTCTATTCGCTGCGCGACACCAACCGCCATCGCCGCTCGCAGGGCCGCGAGCGCATCCATATCGGCGTGAAGTTCTACGGCAAGGAAGACCTGCTCAAAGAGGAAAACCTCTAG
- a CDS encoding fumarate hydratase, whose amino-acid sequence MTLPIRRQDLVDSVARALQHISHTHPADFLAHLAEAHAREASPAARNAMTQILLNSRMAATDRRPICQDTGIVNVLLEVGMDARWSGFDDGLEDAVNEGVRLAYRHPDNPLRASLVSDPLFGRPNTRDNTPAVIHARVVPGDTLTVTVAAKGGGSENKARLAMLNPGDSVVDWVLRTVPELGAGWCPPGILGIGVGGTAEKAMQLAKESLMEPLDMLSLRAALRAGRVLTPEQALRVELHERVNALGIGAQGLGGLSTVLDVKLRTYPTHAAAKPVALIPNCAANRHARFTLDGHGPARFDAPPPAAWPDLAPAATDGRRVDLDTLTRDDIAQWRAGDTLLLNGRMLTGRDAAHRRIQDLLARGEPMPADFAGRVIYYVGPVDPVRGEAVGPAGPTTSTRMDDYTEMMLARGGLLAMVGKAERGPEAVAAIRRHRAAYLIAVGGAAYLVSQAIRSARVVAFEDLGMEAIYEFDVVDMPVTVAVDAQGGNVHEDGPARWRRAPAGAIGGIAIRGA is encoded by the coding sequence ATGACCCTCCCCATCCGCCGCCAGGACCTGGTCGACTCCGTCGCCCGCGCCCTGCAGCACATCAGCCATACCCATCCCGCCGACTTCCTCGCGCACCTGGCCGAGGCCCATGCGCGCGAGGCCAGCCCGGCCGCGCGCAATGCGATGACGCAGATCCTGCTGAACTCGCGCATGGCCGCGACGGACCGGCGCCCCATCTGCCAGGACACCGGCATCGTCAACGTGCTGCTTGAAGTCGGCATGGACGCGCGCTGGAGCGGCTTCGACGATGGCCTGGAGGATGCCGTCAACGAAGGCGTGCGCCTGGCCTACCGCCATCCCGACAACCCGCTGCGCGCGTCGCTGGTGTCCGATCCGCTGTTCGGCCGCCCCAACACGCGCGACAACACGCCCGCGGTCATCCATGCCCGCGTCGTGCCTGGCGACACCTTGACGGTCACGGTGGCGGCCAAGGGCGGCGGCTCCGAGAACAAGGCCCGCCTGGCCATGCTGAACCCGGGCGACAGCGTGGTCGACTGGGTGCTGCGCACGGTGCCCGAGCTGGGCGCCGGCTGGTGTCCCCCCGGCATCCTGGGCATCGGCGTGGGCGGCACCGCCGAGAAGGCCATGCAGCTGGCCAAGGAAAGCCTGATGGAACCGCTGGATATGCTGTCGCTGCGCGCGGCGCTGCGGGCCGGTCGCGTGCTGACGCCGGAACAGGCCCTGCGCGTCGAGCTGCATGAGCGTGTCAACGCGCTGGGCATCGGCGCGCAGGGCCTGGGCGGGCTCAGCACGGTGCTGGACGTCAAGCTCAGGACCTATCCCACGCACGCCGCCGCCAAGCCGGTCGCTCTGATTCCGAACTGCGCCGCCAACCGCCATGCGCGCTTCACCCTGGACGGCCACGGTCCCGCCCGCTTCGACGCGCCGCCGCCCGCCGCCTGGCCGGACCTCGCGCCGGCGGCCACGGACGGGCGACGCGTCGACCTGGACACGCTGACGCGCGACGACATCGCGCAGTGGCGCGCCGGCGACACGCTGCTGCTCAACGGCCGCATGCTCACCGGCCGCGACGCCGCGCACCGGCGCATCCAGGATCTGCTGGCGCGCGGCGAGCCCATGCCCGCCGATTTCGCGGGCCGGGTCATCTACTACGTCGGCCCGGTGGACCCGGTGCGCGGCGAAGCCGTCGGCCCGGCCGGACCCACCACGTCCACGCGCATGGACGACTACACGGAGATGATGCTGGCGCGAGGCGGCCTGCTGGCGATGGTGGGCAAGGCCGAGCGCGGACCCGAGGCGGTCGCGGCGATCCGGCGCCATCGCGCCGCCTACCTGATCGCCGTCGGCGGCGCCGCCTATCTGGTGTCGCAGGCCATCCGAAGCGCGCGCGTGGTGGCGTTCGAAGACCTGGGCATGGAAGCCATCTACGAGTTCGACGTGGTCGACATGCCCGTCACCGTGGCGGTGGACGCGCAGGGCGGCAACGTGCACGAGGACGGCCCCGCGCGCTGGCGACGCGCGCCGGCGGGAGCTATCGGCGGCATCGCGATCCGCGGCGCCTGA
- a CDS encoding MFS transporter has translation MQTEISAPGAAVAPAGRPLISADDRKVLAATLVGSTIEWYDYFIYSQAAGLVLGALFFAPFTQNNPEWALILSFATVGVAFLFRPLGAIICGHLGDRYGRKRVLAATLILMGSATALIGLLPSYAVLGVWAPVLLVGLRVLQGFSAGGEWGGAALMAVEHAPAHRRSLFGAFPQIGVPMGMIVATGVLWCLTTAIGMERFMDWGWRVPFLLSVLLIVVGTFIRRAVEESPVFLEMQARKRASAAPLGQLLRRHPREVLLTALIFVGNSAAGYLLVGFFISYGSRALKMPAQQVLMACTLAAGVWLATTLLGGWLGDRIGRVRTFQIGYVLLALWAVPMWGFIDAADIGQFTAALVILALPLGLTYGPQAALYAEMFPAGVRYSGISVGYALGSILGGAFAAMIAQWIISATGKSWMVGVYVIAMALVSLVAVSLIRERAGATLHGE, from the coding sequence ATGCAAACCGAGATTTCCGCGCCCGGCGCCGCCGTCGCGCCCGCCGGCCGCCCGCTGATCAGCGCCGACGACCGCAAGGTGCTGGCCGCCACGCTGGTCGGCTCGACCATCGAGTGGTACGACTACTTCATCTATTCGCAGGCCGCCGGGCTGGTGCTGGGCGCGCTGTTCTTCGCCCCCTTCACCCAGAACAATCCGGAATGGGCGCTGATCCTGTCCTTCGCCACGGTGGGCGTGGCCTTCCTGTTCCGGCCGCTCGGCGCCATCATCTGCGGACACCTGGGTGACCGCTACGGCCGCAAGCGCGTGCTGGCCGCCACGCTCATCCTGATGGGCTCGGCCACCGCGCTGATCGGCCTGCTGCCGTCCTATGCCGTGCTGGGCGTCTGGGCGCCGGTGCTGCTGGTCGGACTGCGCGTGCTGCAGGGCTTCTCGGCCGGCGGCGAATGGGGCGGCGCGGCCCTGATGGCGGTGGAACACGCGCCGGCGCACCGCCGCTCGCTGTTCGGCGCCTTTCCGCAGATCGGCGTGCCCATGGGCATGATCGTCGCCACCGGCGTGCTCTGGTGCCTCACCACCGCCATCGGCATGGAACGCTTCATGGACTGGGGCTGGCGCGTGCCCTTCCTGCTGTCGGTGCTGCTGATCGTGGTTGGCACCTTCATCCGCCGCGCGGTCGAGGAATCGCCGGTATTCCTGGAGATGCAGGCGCGCAAGCGCGCCAGCGCCGCGCCGCTGGGCCAACTGCTGCGCAGGCATCCGCGCGAGGTATTGCTGACCGCGCTGATCTTCGTGGGCAACAGCGCCGCCGGCTATCTGCTGGTGGGCTTCTTCATCAGCTACGGCAGCCGCGCGCTGAAGATGCCGGCCCAGCAGGTGCTGATGGCCTGCACGCTGGCCGCCGGCGTCTGGCTGGCCACGACCCTGCTCGGCGGCTGGCTGGGCGACCGCATCGGCCGGGTGCGCACGTTCCAGATCGGCTATGTGCTGCTGGCGCTGTGGGCCGTGCCGATGTGGGGCTTCATCGACGCCGCCGACATCGGGCAATTCACGGCCGCGCTGGTGATCCTGGCGCTGCCGCTGGGCCTGACCTACGGCCCGCAGGCCGCGCTGTACGCCGAGATGTTCCCCGCCGGCGTGCGCTACTCGGGCATCTCGGTCGGCTATGCGCTCGGCTCCATCCTGGGCGGCGCCTTCGCGGCCATGATCGCGCAATGGATCATCTCGGCCACCGGCAAGTCCTGGATGGTGGGCGTGTACGTCATCGCCATGGCCCTGGTGTCCCTGGTCGCCGTCAGCCTGATCCGCGAACGGGCCGGCGCCACGCTGCACGGCGAATGA
- the maiA gene encoding maleylacetoacetate isomerase → MAESASIPVLHSYWRSSAAYRVRIALALKGQPYRSVTWQMAQGEHLQPAYRRLAPFGLAPFGLVPMLDIDGLRLQQSLAIIEYLEERNPEPALLPPGRAARARARALAQLIACEVHPLNNLRALKRLRTQFGADDEQVGEWYRHWCHEAFSAFEAALGDDDGSPYALGDAPGIVECFLMPQVYNARRYGADLAPYGRIDAIARACAALPAFQAASPEHQPDAPQPAPAANPA, encoded by the coding sequence ATGGCCGAATCCGCTTCGATCCCCGTGCTGCACAGCTACTGGCGCAGCTCGGCCGCCTACCGCGTGCGCATCGCGCTGGCCCTGAAGGGCCAGCCGTACCGCAGCGTCACCTGGCAGATGGCGCAGGGCGAGCACCTGCAGCCGGCCTACCGGCGCCTGGCGCCGTTCGGCCTGGCGCCGTTCGGCCTGGTGCCGATGCTGGACATTGACGGCCTGCGCCTGCAGCAGTCGCTGGCCATCATCGAGTACCTGGAGGAACGCAACCCCGAACCCGCGCTGCTGCCGCCAGGCCGCGCGGCCCGGGCGCGCGCCCGCGCGCTGGCGCAGCTGATCGCCTGCGAGGTCCATCCGCTGAACAACCTGCGCGCGCTCAAGCGGCTGCGCACGCAGTTCGGCGCCGACGACGAGCAGGTCGGCGAGTGGTATCGCCATTGGTGCCACGAGGCCTTTTCCGCCTTCGAGGCCGCGCTGGGCGACGACGACGGCTCGCCCTACGCGCTGGGCGACGCGCCCGGCATCGTCGAGTGCTTCCTGATGCCGCAGGTCTACAACGCCAGACGCTACGGCGCGGACCTGGCGCCGTATGGACGGATCGACGCCATCGCGCGGGCCTGCGCCGCCCTGCCAGCCTTCCAGGCCGCCAGCCCCGAGCACCAGCCCGACGCGCCGCAGCCCGCGCCGGCCGCGAATCCCGCCTGA
- the glnE gene encoding bifunctional [glutamate--ammonia ligase]-adenylyl-L-tyrosine phosphorylase/[glutamate--ammonia-ligase] adenylyltransferase, whose translation MTPSPTLAPVLAWSGHLRRRLEALPDLAAWLETARQAPVTPARLAEWRDELAGMDDAAPLPVDACRMVLRKLRERVFCTLIARDLGGQAPLEEVVGAMTALADLAVAETYRSVASELAAVHGVPRDPATGLPQEMLIVGMGKLGGCELNVSSDIDLIMLYGEEGETDGPRRISHHEFYGRLTRRMMPVLSEVDANGQVFRTDLRLRPDGDAGPLAWSLDALEHYLIGQGREWERYAWLKARLMPARAFEGSDSALQARQLESLRVPFVYRKYFDFDALAALRALRERIRQDWQRRASARNGIDSANNIKLGDGGIREIEFVVQLAQLIRGGRMPALQRRGLLEALHAESAAGLLPEADAQRLEAAYRFLRRTEHALQYREDEQTHLLPGDPALRAALAAALGMQAGEFEDTLAAHRAFVSRTFRNVFRLVGMGDAEEPAPAADAADKEEPDEQCALAGQIRQAFGDEADDLLRRADTLMGSHRVRSLPDASRRRVEALLPAALRAARQTPAPLQAAVRLFDLIETIAQRSAYLALLAEYPDTLARVARMVAASPWAAQYLTQHPLLLDSLIDWRTLFEPLDFGQIARQLAADLDACRLPDGDPDIERQMNLMRDVQRQASFQLLAQDLEGELTVEKLADQLSALADLLLAETIRRVWPLVNRQPGAEPRFAVIAYGKLGGKELGYASDLDLVFLFDDPRDDAAEVYAKLGRRMTSWLSTMTSSGRLYEIDLRLRPDGDAGLLAVSVEAFEQYQRKHAWSWEHQALTRARHAAGDAAVGERFERIRADILVQPRDPAALRQEVLEMRGKINAGHPNATPNFDLKHDAGGMVDVEFVTQYLVLCHSGSHPVLVRNLGNIALLRLAGEAGLIPTDLALQAGDAYRTLRRVQHQMRLQGVEKARVAPDQLQAERAAVRELWTTVLG comes from the coding sequence ATGACACCATCGCCCACCCTCGCCCCCGTCCTGGCCTGGTCCGGCCACCTGCGCCGCCGCCTTGAGGCCCTGCCGGACCTGGCGGCCTGGCTGGAAACGGCCCGCCAGGCGCCCGTCACGCCGGCCCGGCTGGCCGAATGGCGCGATGAACTGGCGGGCATGGACGACGCCGCGCCGCTGCCGGTCGACGCCTGCCGCATGGTGCTGCGCAAGCTGCGCGAACGCGTTTTCTGCACGCTGATCGCGCGCGACCTGGGCGGCCAGGCGCCGCTGGAGGAAGTGGTGGGCGCCATGACGGCGCTGGCCGATCTGGCGGTGGCCGAAACCTACCGCAGCGTAGCGTCCGAACTGGCCGCCGTGCACGGCGTGCCGCGCGACCCGGCCACCGGCCTGCCCCAGGAAATGCTGATCGTGGGCATGGGCAAGCTGGGCGGCTGCGAGCTGAACGTGTCGTCCGATATCGACCTCATCATGCTCTATGGCGAGGAAGGCGAGACCGACGGGCCGCGCCGCATCAGCCACCATGAGTTCTATGGCCGCCTGACGCGCCGCATGATGCCGGTGCTGTCCGAGGTGGACGCCAACGGCCAGGTCTTCCGCACCGACCTGCGGCTGCGCCCGGACGGCGACGCCGGCCCGCTGGCCTGGAGCCTGGACGCGCTGGAACACTACCTGATCGGCCAGGGCCGCGAATGGGAGCGCTATGCCTGGCTCAAGGCCCGGCTCATGCCCGCCCGCGCCTTCGAGGGCAGCGACAGCGCCCTGCAGGCGCGGCAGCTGGAAAGCCTGCGCGTGCCCTTCGTGTACCGCAAGTATTTCGACTTCGACGCGCTGGCCGCGCTGCGCGCGCTGCGCGAGCGCATCCGCCAGGACTGGCAGCGCCGCGCCAGCGCGCGCAACGGCATCGACAGCGCCAACAACATCAAGCTGGGCGACGGCGGCATCCGCGAGATCGAATTCGTGGTCCAGCTGGCCCAGCTGATCCGAGGCGGACGCATGCCGGCCCTGCAGCGCCGCGGCCTGCTCGAAGCGCTGCACGCCGAAAGCGCCGCCGGCCTGCTGCCCGAAGCCGACGCGCAGCGGCTGGAGGCCGCCTACCGCTTCCTGCGCCGCACCGAGCACGCGCTGCAGTACCGCGAAGACGAGCAGACCCACCTGCTGCCCGGCGACCCCGCCCTGCGCGCCGCGCTGGCGGCGGCGCTGGGCATGCAGGCCGGCGAATTCGAGGACACGCTGGCCGCGCACCGCGCCTTCGTCTCACGGACTTTCCGCAACGTGTTCCGCCTGGTCGGCATGGGCGACGCCGAGGAGCCCGCGCCGGCCGCCGATGCGGCCGACAAGGAAGAACCCGACGAACAGTGCGCGCTGGCCGGACAGATCCGTCAGGCCTTCGGCGACGAGGCCGACGACCTGCTGCGGCGCGCCGACACCCTGATGGGCAGCCACCGCGTGCGCAGCCTGCCCGACGCCAGCCGCCGCCGCGTCGAGGCGCTGCTGCCGGCCGCCCTGCGCGCCGCGCGGCAGACGCCCGCGCCGCTGCAGGCGGCGGTGCGGCTGTTCGACCTGATCGAGACCATCGCCCAGCGCAGCGCCTACCTGGCCCTGCTGGCCGAATATCCCGACACGCTGGCGCGCGTGGCGCGCATGGTGGCCGCCAGCCCCTGGGCCGCGCAGTACCTGACCCAGCACCCGCTGCTGCTCGACAGCCTGATCGACTGGCGCACGCTGTTCGAGCCGCTGGACTTCGGTCAGATCGCGCGCCAGCTCGCCGCCGACCTGGACGCCTGCCGCCTACCCGACGGCGATCCCGACATCGAACGCCAGATGAACCTGATGCGCGACGTGCAGCGCCAGGCCAGCTTCCAGCTGTTGGCGCAGGATCTGGAAGGCGAGCTCACCGTTGAAAAGCTGGCGGACCAGCTGTCCGCCCTGGCCGACCTGCTGCTGGCCGAAACCATCCGCCGCGTCTGGCCGCTGGTGAACCGGCAGCCGGGCGCCGAGCCGCGCTTCGCCGTGATCGCCTACGGCAAGCTGGGCGGCAAGGAACTGGGCTACGCCTCGGACCTGGACCTGGTGTTCCTGTTCGACGACCCGCGCGACGACGCCGCCGAGGTCTACGCCAAGCTGGGCCGGCGCATGACCTCCTGGCTGTCCACCATGACCTCGTCGGGCCGGCTGTACGAAATCGACCTGCGGCTGCGGCCGGACGGCGACGCCGGCCTGCTGGCGGTGTCGGTCGAAGCCTTCGAGCAATACCAGCGCAAGCACGCCTGGTCCTGGGAGCACCAGGCCCTGACCCGCGCCCGCCATGCCGCCGGCGACGCGGCGGTCGGCGAGCGCTTCGAGCGCATTCGCGCCGACATCCTGGTGCAGCCGCGCGATCCGGCGGCGTTGCGCCAGGAAGTGCTGGAAATGCGCGGCAAGATCAATGCGGGCCATCCCAACGCCACGCCCAATTTCGACCTGAAGCACGACGCGGGCGGCATGGTGGACGTGGAATTCGTCACCCAATATCTGGTGCTGTGCCATTCGGGCAGCCACCCGGTGCTGGTGCGCAACCTGGGCAATATCGCCCTGCTGCGGCTGGCGGGCGAAGCCGGCCTGATCCCGACCGACCTGGCCCTGCAAGCCGGCGACGCCTACCGCACGCTGCGCCGGGTGCAGCACCAGATGCGGCTGCAGGGCGTGGAAAAGGCCCGCGTCGCGCCCGACCAGCTGCAGGCCGAGCGGGCCGCCGTGCGCGAACTCTGGACCACGGTGCTGGGCTGA